In Nocardioides marinus, one DNA window encodes the following:
- a CDS encoding universal stress protein, with product MSTVVVGYVAKPEGEAALDRAVEEARLRGSSLVVVSSHRGGQEYDEARAAAAQAELDGVRARLEASGLAFTLRQTVRGLEPAEDLIEVAEEHSADLLVIGLRRRSPVGKLILGSQAQRVLLDAPCPVLAVKAGS from the coding sequence ATGAGCACGGTCGTGGTGGGGTACGTCGCCAAGCCTGAGGGGGAGGCAGCGCTCGACAGGGCGGTCGAGGAGGCCCGGCTGCGGGGCTCCTCGCTGGTGGTGGTCAGCTCCCACCGTGGCGGCCAGGAGTACGACGAGGCACGCGCCGCGGCCGCCCAGGCCGAGCTCGACGGGGTGCGCGCGCGGCTGGAGGCCAGCGGGCTCGCCTTCACCCTGCGCCAGACCGTCCGTGGGCTGGAGCCGGCCGAGGACCTCATCGAGGTCGCGGAGGAGCACTCGGCCGACCTGCTGGTCATCGGGCTGCGTCGTCGCTCGCCGGTGGGCAAGCTGATCCTCGGCAGCCAGGCGCAGCGGGTGCTGCTGGACGCGCCCTGCCCGGTCCTGGCGGTCAAGGCCGGCTCGTGA
- a CDS encoding biotin-dependent carboxyltransferase family protein — protein sequence MSDAVLEVLATGPLVTVQDRGRPGHAHLGVPRSGALDAAAHALAQRLVGNEPGAAGLEVLMGGLTVRLTEDRWVAVTGAEVPLRLGDRAVPTGRALRLPTHTPLTLGTPLRGARSHLAVSGGLVVDPVLGSRSTDTLSGLGPPPVRTGDRLPVGVPAGVPAAVEVPPAPPSGTLRLHPGPRADWCDGDPVDLLVRGAWTCGPDSDRVGLRLEGGTLPRARTDELASEGVLLGAVQLPPGGRPVVFLADHPTTGGYPVVAVVEPADLWRCAQLRPGDPVRFSRAR from the coding sequence GTGAGCGACGCGGTGCTGGAGGTGCTGGCGACCGGGCCCCTGGTGACCGTGCAGGACCGCGGCCGTCCCGGGCACGCCCACCTCGGCGTCCCGCGCTCGGGTGCCCTCGACGCCGCGGCCCACGCCCTGGCCCAGCGGCTGGTCGGCAACGAGCCCGGCGCCGCGGGCCTGGAGGTGCTCATGGGCGGGCTCACCGTCCGGCTCACCGAGGACCGGTGGGTGGCCGTCACCGGGGCCGAGGTGCCGCTGCGGCTGGGGGACCGTGCGGTTCCCACGGGACGGGCCCTGCGGCTGCCCACCCACACCCCCCTCACCCTCGGTACGCCGCTGCGCGGGGCTCGCAGCCACCTGGCCGTCTCCGGGGGGCTGGTGGTCGACCCGGTGCTCGGCTCACGCTCCACCGACACCCTCTCCGGGCTCGGGCCGCCCCCGGTGCGGACGGGGGACCGGCTGCCCGTCGGCGTACCCGCGGGGGTGCCGGCCGCGGTCGAGGTCCCGCCCGCGCCCCCGAGCGGCACGCTCCGCCTGCACCCGGGCCCCCGGGCCGACTGGTGCGACGGCGACCCCGTCGACCTGCTGGTGCGGGGCGCGTGGACCTGCGGCCCGGACTCCGACCGGGTGGGGCTGCGCCTCGAGGGCGGGACCCTGCCCCGGGCCCGCACCGACGAGCTGGCCTCGGAGGGCGTGCTGCTCGGGGCGGTCCAGCTGCCGCCGGGTGGGCGGCCGGTCGTGTTCCTGGCCGACCACCCGACGACGGGCGGCTACCCGGTGGTGGCCGTGGTGGAGCCGGCGGACCTGTGGCGCTGCGCGCAGCTGCGCCCCGGGGACCCGGTGCGCTTCAGCCGGGCTCGGTGA
- a CDS encoding 5-oxoprolinase subunit B family protein: MTGPPAYRVVPCGPAALLVEVSDAPAALSLAEHLRAGLGATDVVPGARTVLVDGTERAPVEEALRRWDPATGTDPGPLVEVPVVYDGADLADVAEVWGCTLREVVERHTSLELVSAFCGFAPGFAYLSGAPEEWAVPRLASPRPRVPAGSVALADTWSAVYPTASPGGWRLLGRTDLALWDTRRTPPALLAPGTRVVFREVRA, translated from the coding sequence GTGACCGGCCCGCCGGCGTACCGCGTGGTGCCGTGCGGCCCGGCCGCGCTGCTGGTGGAGGTGAGCGACGCCCCGGCGGCGCTGTCGCTGGCCGAGCACCTGCGCGCCGGGCTCGGGGCGACCGACGTGGTCCCGGGTGCCCGCACCGTGCTCGTGGACGGGACCGAGCGGGCGCCGGTAGAGGAAGCGCTGCGCCGCTGGGACCCTGCCACGGGCACCGACCCGGGGCCACTGGTCGAAGTGCCCGTCGTCTACGACGGTGCCGACCTGGCCGACGTCGCCGAGGTGTGGGGCTGCACGCTGCGCGAGGTAGTCGAGCGGCACACGTCGCTGGAGCTGGTGAGCGCGTTCTGCGGGTTCGCGCCCGGCTTCGCCTACCTCTCCGGCGCGCCCGAGGAGTGGGCGGTGCCCCGGCTGGCGTCGCCCCGTCCGCGGGTCCCCGCCGGCTCGGTGGCCCTCGCCGACACCTGGTCGGCGGTCTACCCGACCGCCTCGCCCGGCGGCTGGCGGCTGCTCGGGCGCACCGACCTGGCCCTGTGGGACACCCGGCGCACCCCGCCGGCGCTGCTCGCACCGGGCACCCGTGTGGTCTTCCGCGAGGTGCGTGCGTGA
- a CDS encoding S9 family peptidase, translating into MPTPSQPPVAARRPTSREIHGRTRTDDYEWLREKESPEVTGHLEAENAWTQARTAHLADLRARIFEEIRTRTRETDLSVPTRNRGHWYYGRSFAGKEYGATCRVPVADPDDWTPPRPAEDCAPDQPALPGEEVLLDLDALAEGHDFFSLGGAAVSPDGTLLAYATDVVGDERYTVRVKDLRTGELLPDVVSGVIGGATWDRAGEHLYYVTVDESWRADKVWRHALGTDQDADELVHHETDGRFFTSVGRTRSDRFMVVAAGSKTTTEYRLLDADDPERGWWVFAEREEGIEYSLDHAVLAGQDALLVLHNATGPDFELAVAPCAPTPRRQWRPLVGHDSAVRLEDVDAFAGHLVVHQRSEGLTQLRILELGDAGTPEAPVTDDYLVSFDEEVYTVGASGNPGFHQPTVRLGYTTMAIPSSVYDYDVRSRSLTLLRRAPVLGGYDPADYEEHRLWATAEDGERIPISWVARRGAVADGPAPTLLYAYGSYEASMDPYFSIARLSLLDRGAAFAIAHVRGGGEMGRRWYDDGKLMRKQHTFSDFAACARHLVDTGWASPETLVGEGASAGGLLIGAVANQAPELFSGLVAGVPFVDALTTMLDASLPLTVTEYDEWGNPEADPAVYDYMASYAPYDNVTEQDYPAILAETSLNDTRVLYVEPAKWVAKLRATAADHRPDVLLRTEMAAGHGGVSGRYKSWHDRAFTLAWMLDRMGLAGA; encoded by the coding sequence ATGCCCACGCCGTCGCAGCCCCCGGTCGCAGCCCGCCGCCCCACGAGCCGGGAGATCCACGGGCGCACCCGCACCGATGACTACGAGTGGCTGCGGGAGAAGGAGTCACCGGAGGTGACCGGCCACCTCGAGGCCGAGAACGCGTGGACGCAGGCTCGCACCGCCCACCTGGCCGACCTGCGGGCGAGGATCTTCGAGGAGATCCGCACCCGGACCCGGGAGACCGACCTGTCGGTGCCGACCCGCAACCGCGGGCACTGGTACTACGGGCGCTCCTTCGCCGGCAAGGAGTACGGCGCCACCTGCCGGGTCCCCGTCGCCGACCCCGACGACTGGACCCCGCCCCGCCCGGCCGAGGACTGCGCCCCCGACCAGCCCGCACTGCCCGGCGAGGAGGTCCTGCTCGACCTCGACGCCCTGGCCGAGGGACACGACTTCTTCTCCCTCGGCGGTGCCGCGGTCTCCCCCGACGGCACCCTGCTGGCCTACGCGACCGACGTCGTCGGCGACGAGCGCTACACCGTGCGCGTCAAGGACCTGCGCACCGGCGAGCTGCTCCCCGACGTCGTGTCCGGCGTCATCGGCGGTGCGACCTGGGACCGCGCGGGCGAGCACCTCTACTACGTGACCGTCGACGAGTCCTGGCGCGCCGACAAGGTCTGGCGCCACGCCCTGGGCACCGACCAGGACGCCGACGAGCTGGTGCACCACGAGACCGACGGCCGGTTCTTCACCAGCGTCGGCCGCACCCGCTCCGACCGGTTCATGGTGGTGGCGGCGGGCTCGAAGACCACCACCGAGTACCGACTGCTCGACGCCGACGACCCCGAGCGCGGCTGGTGGGTCTTCGCCGAGCGCGAGGAGGGCATCGAGTACTCCCTCGACCACGCCGTGCTCGCCGGGCAGGACGCCCTGCTGGTGCTGCACAACGCGACCGGACCGGACTTCGAGCTCGCCGTCGCCCCCTGCGCACCGACCCCGCGCCGGCAGTGGCGCCCGCTGGTCGGCCACGACAGCGCCGTACGCCTGGAGGACGTGGACGCGTTCGCCGGTCACCTCGTCGTGCACCAGCGCAGCGAGGGCCTGACCCAGCTGCGGATCCTCGAGCTGGGCGACGCCGGCACGCCCGAGGCCCCCGTGACCGACGACTACCTCGTCTCCTTCGACGAGGAGGTCTACACCGTGGGCGCCTCCGGCAACCCCGGCTTCCACCAGCCCACGGTGCGCCTGGGCTACACGACGATGGCGATCCCCTCGAGCGTCTACGACTACGACGTGCGCAGCCGCTCCCTCACCCTGCTGCGTCGCGCGCCGGTGCTCGGCGGCTACGACCCGGCCGACTACGAGGAGCACCGGCTGTGGGCGACCGCCGAGGACGGCGAGCGGATCCCGATCTCCTGGGTGGCCCGCCGCGGGGCCGTCGCCGACGGCCCCGCGCCGACCCTGCTCTACGCCTACGGCTCCTACGAGGCCTCGATGGACCCCTACTTCTCCATCGCCCGGCTCTCCCTGCTCGACCGGGGCGCCGCCTTCGCCATCGCGCACGTGCGCGGCGGCGGCGAGATGGGACGGAGGTGGTACGACGACGGCAAGCTGATGCGCAAGCAGCACACCTTCAGCGACTTCGCCGCCTGCGCCCGGCACCTCGTCGACACCGGCTGGGCGAGCCCCGAGACGCTGGTCGGCGAGGGCGCGAGCGCCGGCGGGCTGCTCATCGGGGCGGTCGCCAACCAGGCTCCGGAGCTCTTCAGCGGCCTGGTGGCGGGCGTGCCGTTCGTCGACGCCCTCACCACGATGCTCGACGCCTCCCTGCCGCTGACCGTCACCGAGTACGACGAGTGGGGCAACCCCGAGGCCGACCCCGCGGTCTACGACTACATGGCCTCCTACGCCCCCTACGACAACGTCACCGAGCAGGACTACCCGGCGATCCTGGCCGAGACCTCCCTCAACGACACCCGGGTGCTCTACGTCGAGCCGGCCAAGTGGGTGGCCAAGCTGCGGGCGACCGCCGCCGACCACCGCCCCGACGTCCTGCTGCGCACGGAGATGGCGGCCGGCCACGGCGGGGTCTCGGGACGCTACAAGTCCTGGCACGACCGGGCCTTCACCCTGGCCTGGATGCTGGACCGGATGGGCCTGGCCGGGGCCTGA
- a CDS encoding sigma-70 family RNA polymerase sigma factor, whose protein sequence is MATATRTNRASTREIEGRDSVGLYLDEIARNDLLDAAAEVELSKTIEAGLMAEALLKEGRVGRRKGGAPMSASQEELEWLAEEGRKAVDTFITANLRLVVSIARKYGRAQMPMLDLIQEGNTGLIRAVEKFDYTKGYKFSTYATWWVRQAITRGIAQQARVVRLPVHVVEELNQVGGARRTLERQLGREPEPQEIADELGMDVERVLDLLSWGREHVSLDTPVDEDGDTSLGDLMAQETAPGPDLTVLDVESRERLNSLVGQLDDRAADIIRSRYGLTDGRQHKLADIGAKHGISAERVRQLEREALQKLRRFADPDLAAGSAA, encoded by the coding sequence ATGGCCACCGCCACCCGCACGAACCGCGCGAGCACCCGTGAGATCGAGGGACGCGACAGCGTCGGCCTCTACCTCGACGAGATCGCCCGCAACGACCTGCTCGACGCCGCGGCGGAGGTGGAGCTCTCCAAGACGATCGAGGCCGGCCTGATGGCCGAGGCCCTGCTCAAGGAGGGCCGCGTCGGCCGTCGCAAGGGCGGCGCCCCGATGTCGGCCTCCCAGGAGGAGCTGGAGTGGCTCGCCGAGGAGGGGCGCAAGGCCGTCGACACCTTCATCACCGCCAACCTGCGCCTCGTGGTCTCGATCGCGCGGAAGTACGGCCGGGCCCAGATGCCGATGCTCGACCTGATCCAGGAGGGCAACACCGGCCTGATCCGCGCGGTCGAGAAGTTCGACTACACCAAGGGCTACAAGTTCTCCACCTACGCCACCTGGTGGGTCCGGCAGGCCATCACCCGCGGCATCGCCCAGCAGGCCCGCGTCGTGCGGCTGCCCGTGCACGTGGTCGAGGAGCTCAACCAGGTCGGCGGCGCGCGACGCACCCTGGAGCGCCAGCTCGGCCGTGAGCCGGAGCCGCAGGAGATCGCCGACGAGCTCGGCATGGACGTCGAGCGGGTGCTCGACCTGCTCTCCTGGGGTCGCGAGCACGTCTCGCTCGACACCCCCGTCGACGAGGACGGCGACACCTCGCTGGGCGACCTGATGGCCCAGGAGACCGCCCCCGGCCCCGACCTGACGGTGCTCGACGTGGAGTCCCGCGAGCGGCTCAACAGCCTGGTCGGCCAGCTCGACGACCGTGCCGCCGACATCATCCGCTCCCGCTACGGCCTGACCGACGGCCGGCAGCACAAGCTCGCCGACATCGGCGCCAAGCACGGCATCTCCGCCGAGCGCGTCCGCCAGCTCGAGCGCGAGGCGCTGCAGAAGCTGCGCCGTTTCGCCGACCCCGACCTGGCGGCGGGCTCCGCCGCCTGA
- a CDS encoding DUF4192 domain-containing protein, translating into MDAHDRHPDRPTTDRPTDRPTDRPVQGPDAPYVARTPEDLLATVPLVLGFVPEESVVMLTFGAPRCFHARVEMPTLAEEVMPMIESLVEPAVRHGVATVALFGFHHADRWTADVLRVLASALRGHGIGVVTCLRAHGGRWWRVGTTAELDDRGEGQAFDAASHPFRARSVLEGRVTHPDRAAVAATLAPDPGGVAGEVLAGLVEPVSVTTRRFEELLRSRCGSGTPVTDAEVAELLVGLRQGRCRQAVARHLRRDTARGQVDLWSEVLRRAPRERVPDAAAAVALAAWVVGDGALAWCAVDRGVEVEPEHPDCAMVARLLQRAVSPEGWEGSLRPLAG; encoded by the coding sequence ATGGACGCACACGACCGCCACCCCGACCGCCCAACGACCGACCGGCCGACCGACCGGCCGACCGACCGGCCCGTCCAGGGGCCCGACGCCCCCTACGTGGCCCGCACCCCCGAGGACCTGCTCGCCACGGTGCCGCTGGTGCTCGGGTTCGTCCCCGAGGAGTCGGTGGTGATGCTGACCTTCGGGGCGCCCCGGTGCTTCCACGCGCGGGTCGAGATGCCCACGCTCGCCGAGGAGGTGATGCCGATGATCGAGTCCCTCGTCGAGCCCGCGGTGCGGCACGGGGTCGCGACGGTGGCCCTGTTCGGCTTCCACCACGCGGACCGCTGGACCGCCGACGTGCTGCGGGTGCTGGCCAGCGCGCTGCGAGGCCACGGGATCGGCGTCGTCACCTGCCTGCGGGCGCACGGGGGCCGCTGGTGGCGGGTGGGGACCACCGCGGAGCTCGACGACCGGGGGGAGGGGCAGGCCTTCGACGCGGCCAGCCACCCCTTCCGTGCCCGCTCGGTGCTCGAGGGGCGCGTGACCCACCCCGACCGGGCCGCGGTCGCGGCGACCCTGGCGCCCGACCCGGGCGGGGTGGCGGGGGAGGTGCTGGCCGGGCTGGTGGAGCCGGTGTCCGTGACGACCCGTCGCTTCGAGGAGCTGCTCCGGTCGCGGTGCGGCAGCGGGACGCCGGTGACCGACGCCGAGGTCGCCGAGCTGCTGGTCGGGCTGCGGCAGGGCAGGTGCCGGCAGGCGGTGGCGCGTCACCTGCGACGTGACACCGCACGCGGCCAGGTGGACCTGTGGTCGGAGGTCCTGCGACGCGCCCCGCGCGAGCGCGTCCCGGACGCGGCCGCCGCGGTCGCGCTCGCCGCCTGGGTCGTCGGCGACGGGGCACTGGCCTGGTGCGCCGTGGACCGTGGCGTCGAGGTCGAGCCCGAGCACCCCGACTGCGCCATGGTCGCGCGCCTGCTGCAGCGGGCGGTGTCGCCCGAGGGGTGGGAGGGCTCCCTGAGACCCCTCGCCGGGTGA
- a CDS encoding DNA polymerase IV, giving the protein MRGESSVLHLDLDAFFAAVEQRDKPSLRGRPVVVGGTGGRGVVATASYEARRYGVRSAMSTREARARCPHAAFLGGRFPAYREASRAVMAVLRAASPLVEPLSLDEAFVDLAASEDPALASLEVPAVTEYAELLRARVAEATDGLTCSVGVATSKFMAKVASDLDKPDGLVVVAPGTERELLRPMSVTVIPGVGPATAERLRRVGVQTVAQLEEVSEEELVRLVGTAHGTSLFHLARAQDDRAVVAEREAKSVSVEGTYDSDLSDLRLMEHLLVRQSAAVATRLGKAGLSGRTISIKVRLHDFTTTSRSSTLPSPTDDPAVIARVVRALLAELAAGVDTGPALRGGVRLLGVGVSGLADWVQDDLFAGLAEDTPEDAREGAEEPQELPEPPRARPTGWSPGADVVHDEHGRGWVWGSGRGVVTVRFETRESPAGPVRSFAVDDPALHRWQPEVADDPDGTEHVTEHGTEDVTEPG; this is encoded by the coding sequence GTGCGCGGCGAGTCCTCGGTCCTCCACCTGGACCTGGATGCGTTCTTCGCCGCCGTCGAGCAGCGCGACAAGCCCTCCCTGCGCGGCCGGCCGGTCGTCGTCGGGGGCACCGGCGGTCGCGGGGTCGTGGCGACGGCGTCGTACGAGGCCCGTCGGTACGGGGTGCGCTCGGCGATGTCGACCCGCGAGGCGCGGGCGCGCTGCCCGCACGCGGCGTTCCTCGGCGGGCGGTTCCCGGCCTACCGGGAGGCCAGCCGAGCGGTGATGGCGGTCCTGCGTGCGGCCTCGCCCCTCGTGGAGCCGCTGTCGCTGGACGAGGCGTTCGTCGACCTGGCCGCCTCCGAGGACCCGGCGCTGGCGTCGCTGGAGGTGCCGGCGGTGACGGAGTACGCCGAGCTGCTGCGGGCCCGGGTCGCCGAGGCCACTGACGGGCTGACCTGCTCGGTCGGCGTCGCCACCAGCAAGTTCATGGCCAAGGTCGCCAGCGACCTCGACAAGCCCGACGGCCTGGTGGTGGTCGCCCCGGGCACCGAGCGCGAGCTGCTGCGCCCGATGAGCGTCACCGTCATCCCCGGCGTGGGCCCGGCGACCGCCGAGCGGCTGCGCCGGGTGGGGGTGCAGACGGTGGCCCAGCTCGAGGAGGTCAGCGAGGAGGAGCTGGTGCGACTGGTCGGCACCGCCCACGGCACCTCGCTGTTCCACCTCGCCCGGGCGCAGGACGACCGAGCGGTGGTCGCGGAACGGGAGGCGAAGTCGGTCAGCGTCGAGGGCACCTACGACTCCGACCTCTCCGACCTGCGCCTGATGGAGCACCTGCTGGTGCGGCAGTCCGCCGCGGTGGCGACCCGGCTCGGCAAGGCCGGGCTGTCGGGCCGCACGATCAGCATCAAGGTGCGCCTGCACGACTTCACCACCACCAGCCGCTCCTCCACGCTGCCCTCCCCCACCGACGACCCGGCCGTCATCGCCCGCGTGGTGCGGGCGCTGCTCGCCGAGCTCGCGGCCGGCGTCGACACCGGCCCGGCCCTGCGCGGCGGGGTGCGACTGCTCGGCGTCGGGGTCTCCGGCCTGGCCGACTGGGTCCAGGACGACCTGTTCGCCGGGCTCGCCGAGGACACCCCGGAGGATGCCCGGGAGGGGGCCGAGGAGCCCCAGGAGCTCCCCGAGCCGCCCCGGGCCCGGCCCACCGGCTGGTCGCCCGGGGCCGACGTGGTCCACGACGAGCACGGCCGCGGGTGGGTGTGGGGGTCGGGACGCGGGGTGGTCACGGTGCGCTTCGAGACCCGGGAGAGCCCGGCCGGGCCGGTGCGGTCCTTCGCCGTCGACGACCCGGCGCTGCACCGGTGGCAGCCCGAGGTCGCCGACGACCCGGACGGCACCGAGCACGTGACCGAGCACGGGACCGAGGACGTCACCGAGCCCGGCTGA
- a CDS encoding glutamate--cysteine ligase, which yields MGEEVEQQEFTRADRTRHREKVRRNLDVFARMLREAAFDTDDPMTGLEVELNLVDEAGDPALRNAEVLEQIADADFQTELAQFNVEINVPPVHLHDDGLTRIEEILREDLNDAEERSAAIGAHLVMIGILPTLADGHLGRDAISANPRYALLSDQILAARGEDIEIRIEGAEQLRTTADSIVPEAACTSTQFHVQTSPDQFAAYWNASQAIAAAQLAVGANAPYLLGKELWRETRIPLFEQATDTRGEELKAQGVRPRVWFGERWITSVFDCFEENVRYFPALLPITDDEDPLAVLESGGTPALSELRLHNGTVYRWNRPVYDVTDAGPHLRVENRLLAAGPTVLDTVANAAFYFGLVRSVAESERPLWSQMSFSAAEENFHVAAQQGIDAQIYWPGVGQVRATELVLRRLLPMAHEGLERWGVAAEVRDRLLGVIEQRCLFGTNGAEWFVGRVRARSGEDRWDALRATLLEYRERMHSNEPVHAWD from the coding sequence ATGGGAGAAGAGGTGGAGCAGCAGGAGTTCACCCGCGCCGATCGCACCCGGCACCGGGAGAAGGTGCGCCGCAACCTCGACGTCTTCGCCCGGATGCTGCGTGAGGCGGCCTTCGACACCGACGACCCGATGACCGGCCTCGAGGTCGAGCTCAACCTGGTCGACGAGGCCGGTGACCCGGCCCTGCGCAACGCCGAGGTGCTCGAGCAGATCGCGGACGCCGACTTCCAGACCGAGCTAGCCCAGTTCAACGTCGAGATCAACGTCCCGCCGGTCCACCTGCACGACGACGGCCTGACCCGCATCGAGGAGATCCTGCGCGAGGACCTCAACGACGCCGAGGAGCGCTCGGCCGCGATCGGCGCCCACCTGGTGATGATCGGGATCCTCCCGACCCTCGCCGACGGACACCTCGGGCGCGACGCCATCAGCGCCAACCCGCGCTACGCCCTGCTCTCCGACCAGATCCTCGCCGCCCGCGGCGAGGACATCGAGATCCGGATCGAGGGCGCCGAGCAGCTGCGCACGACCGCCGACTCGATCGTGCCGGAGGCCGCCTGCACGAGCACCCAGTTCCACGTCCAGACCTCCCCGGACCAGTTCGCGGCGTACTGGAACGCCTCGCAGGCCATCGCGGCCGCCCAGCTGGCGGTCGGCGCCAACGCGCCGTACCTGCTCGGCAAGGAGCTGTGGCGCGAGACCCGCATCCCGTTGTTCGAGCAGGCCACCGACACCCGCGGCGAGGAGCTCAAGGCCCAGGGGGTCCGTCCGCGCGTGTGGTTCGGGGAGCGGTGGATCACCTCGGTCTTCGACTGCTTCGAGGAGAACGTCCGGTACTTCCCGGCGCTGCTGCCGATCACCGACGACGAGGACCCGCTCGCGGTGCTGGAGTCCGGCGGCACCCCCGCCCTCTCGGAGCTGCGCCTGCACAACGGCACCGTCTACCGCTGGAACCGGCCGGTCTACGACGTCACCGACGCCGGGCCGCACCTGCGGGTGGAGAACCGCCTGCTCGCCGCCGGCCCCACGGTCCTGGACACGGTCGCCAACGCCGCCTTCTACTTCGGGCTGGTGCGCAGTGTCGCGGAGAGCGAGCGGCCGTTGTGGAGCCAGATGTCCTTCAGCGCCGCCGAGGAGAACTTCCACGTCGCTGCCCAGCAGGGCATCGACGCCCAGATCTACTGGCCCGGCGTCGGCCAGGTCCGCGCCACCGAGCTCGTGCTCCGGCGGCTGCTGCCGATGGCCCACGAGGGCCTGGAGCGCTGGGGCGTCGCCGCGGAGGTGCGCGACCGGCTCCTGGGCGTCATCGAGCAGCGCTGCCTGTTCGGCACCAACGGAGCGGAGTGGTTCGTGGGCCGGGTGCGGGCCCGGTCCGGCGAGGACCGGTGGGACGCCCTGCGCGCCACGCTGCTGGAGTACCGCGAGCGGATGCACAGCAACGAGCCCGTCCACGCCTGGGACTGA
- a CDS encoding LamB/YcsF family protein — protein sequence MRHVDLNADLGEEVTDDAALLAVVTSANVACGYHAGSPAIMRAVCAEAAVRGVCVGAQVSYADRANFGRVALDVRRSVLREQVADQVGTLSVIAGEEGTTVRYVKPHGALYHRTMDDEEQALAVLEGSRDLPVLGMSGRLLSLAAERGRRVWHEGFPDRGYAEDGRLLPRDRPGALVTDGARIAERAVELAATVDSVCVHGDHPGAVEHARAVRRALLAAGHALRGLV from the coding sequence GTGCGCCACGTCGACCTGAACGCCGACCTCGGGGAGGAGGTCACCGACGACGCCGCCCTGCTCGCCGTCGTGACCAGCGCCAACGTGGCCTGCGGCTACCACGCGGGGAGCCCGGCGATCATGCGGGCGGTGTGCGCCGAGGCAGCGGTGCGTGGGGTCTGCGTCGGCGCCCAGGTCTCCTACGCGGACCGGGCGAACTTCGGCAGGGTCGCGCTCGACGTGCGCCGCTCGGTGCTCCGCGAGCAGGTGGCCGACCAGGTCGGCACGCTCTCGGTGATCGCGGGGGAGGAGGGCACGACCGTGCGCTACGTCAAGCCGCACGGCGCGCTCTACCACCGCACGATGGACGACGAGGAGCAGGCGCTCGCGGTGCTCGAGGGCTCCCGGGACCTGCCGGTGCTCGGGATGAGCGGGAGGCTGCTGTCGCTGGCCGCGGAGCGCGGTCGGCGGGTGTGGCACGAGGGCTTCCCGGACCGCGGGTACGCCGAGGACGGCCGGCTGCTGCCACGGGACCGCCCGGGGGCCCTGGTCACCGACGGCGCGCGGATCGCCGAGCGGGCCGTCGAGCTGGCCGCCACCGTGGACTCGGTGTGCGTGCACGGCGACCACCCCGGGGCGGTCGAGCACGCCCGGGCGGTGCGTCGCGCGCTGCTCGCGGCCGGGCACGCGCTGCGGGGGCTGGTGTGA
- a CDS encoding HhH-GPD-type base excision DNA repair protein, translating to MAIHITGDEAADQVLTDDPFALLVGMMLDQQYPMEHAFRGPAKVLERFGTLDPARIAAADPEEFAALCATAPAIHRFPGSMAARLQELARLVCEEYDGDASLLWSGASDGRDLLKRVMALPGFGKQKAQIFVALLAKQLQVRPDGWESVVGDYALEGHRSVADVVDPDSLQKVRDFKKQKKAAAKAGT from the coding sequence ATGGCGATCCACATCACCGGCGACGAGGCCGCCGACCAGGTGCTCACCGATGACCCGTTCGCGCTACTGGTCGGCATGATGCTCGACCAGCAGTACCCCATGGAGCACGCCTTCCGCGGGCCCGCCAAGGTCCTCGAGCGCTTCGGGACCCTCGACCCGGCCCGCATCGCCGCGGCCGATCCCGAGGAGTTCGCCGCGCTGTGCGCGACGGCACCGGCCATCCACCGGTTCCCGGGGTCGATGGCCGCGCGCCTGCAGGAGCTCGCGCGGCTGGTGTGCGAGGAGTACGACGGCGACGCCTCGCTGCTGTGGTCCGGGGCCTCCGACGGTCGCGACCTGCTCAAGCGGGTCATGGCGCTGCCCGGCTTCGGCAAGCAGAAGGCCCAGATCTTCGTGGCGCTGCTCGCCAAGCAGCTGCAGGTCCGCCCCGACGGCTGGGAGAGCGTCGTGGGGGACTACGCCCTGGAGGGGCACCGCTCGGTGGCCGACGTCGTCGACCCCGACTCCCTGCAGAAGGTGCGGGACTTCAAGAAGCAGAAGAAGGCCGCCGCCAAGGCCGGCACCTGA